A single window of Gammaproteobacteria bacterium DNA harbors:
- the hemL gene encoding glutamate-1-semialdehyde 2,1-aminomutase, whose amino-acid sequence MQILDKSLELYTFAKLHIPGGVNSPVRAFNGVGGVPVFIKKAQGPYVFDQNDKRYIDYVGSWGPMILGHTHPQVLQAVKDTMVKGLSFGAPTLIEVKMAEKICHLVPSIEMVRLVNSGTEATMSAIRLARAFTSRTKILKFAGCYHGHSDSLLVNAGSGALTLGIPSSPGVPEDLAQHTLTADYNDIDSVIQFFERFPDEIAAVIIEPVVGNMNCVLPKPDFLKQLRDVCTTYKSLLIFDEVITGFRVALGGAQEKYGITPDLTTLGKIIGGGMPIGAFGGRRDIMELVAPIGPVYQAGTLSGNPVSIAAGLATLEEISKPEFYTKLQSKTDYLVEGLKEAAKTCQIPLVINSTCGLFGLFFTEQESVSSLQDVRNCDLPRFQRFFHHMLQNGIYLAPSAYEAGFMSIAHKKRELDQTIQVAAKVFGQLSAS is encoded by the coding sequence ATGCAAATACTCGATAAATCTCTGGAACTTTATACTTTTGCTAAATTGCATATTCCGGGAGGCGTTAATTCACCCGTTCGAGCGTTTAATGGCGTGGGCGGTGTTCCGGTCTTTATCAAAAAAGCCCAAGGGCCTTATGTATTTGACCAAAATGATAAGCGATATATTGATTATGTGGGATCGTGGGGTCCAATGATTTTGGGGCATACGCATCCACAGGTTTTGCAAGCGGTTAAAGACACCATGGTCAAAGGGTTAAGCTTCGGCGCCCCCACTTTGATAGAAGTTAAGATGGCAGAAAAAATTTGTCATTTGGTTCCTTCGATCGAGATGGTGCGATTAGTTAACTCCGGTACTGAGGCCACCATGAGTGCAATTCGACTTGCTAGGGCATTCACTTCGCGTACCAAAATTTTGAAGTTTGCAGGATGCTATCATGGGCACTCAGACTCGTTACTGGTTAATGCAGGCTCAGGCGCATTAACCTTAGGCATTCCCAGTTCTCCAGGCGTCCCAGAAGACTTGGCTCAGCACACCCTCACCGCTGATTACAATGATATTGATTCTGTTATACAGTTTTTTGAACGGTTCCCAGATGAAATTGCCGCAGTCATTATTGAACCCGTCGTAGGTAACATGAACTGCGTGCTACCAAAGCCTGACTTTTTAAAACAATTGCGCGATGTCTGCACCACCTATAAAAGTCTTTTGATTTTTGATGAGGTGATAACGGGATTTCGAGTGGCTTTAGGCGGCGCACAAGAAAAATATGGGATTACTCCAGACCTAACAACGTTGGGTAAAATCATTGGTGGGGGCATGCCCATTGGAGCCTTTGGTGGCAGAAGGGATATTATGGAGTTAGTCGCTCCTATTGGACCCGTATATCAGGCAGGTACTCTCTCGGGAAACCCAGTTTCCATCGCTGCCGGTTTAGCTACATTAGAGGAGATATCCAAACCTGAATTTTATACTAAACTCCAGTCGAAGACTGATTATCTAGTAGAAGGGCTCAAAGAGGCCGCAAAAACCTGCCAAATTCCCTTAGTAATCAATTCTACGTGTGGTTTATTTGGATTATTTTTCACCGAACAAGAATCGGTTTCTTCTTTACAAGACGTTCGAAATTGTGATCTACCCCGCTTTCAACGTTTTTTCCATCATATGCTGCAAAATGGGATTTATTTAGCCCCTTCCGCATATGAAGCAGGTTTTATGTCTATTGCGCATAAAAAACGAGAATTAGATCAAACTATTCAAGTTGCAGCCAAAGTTTTCGGGCAGTTAAGTGCAAGTTAA
- a CDS encoding rubredoxin, translating into MKKYMCLLCGYIYDEELGWPEDGIAPGTLWQEVPEDWLCPECGASKADFVMVAV; encoded by the coding sequence ATGAAAAAATACATGTGTTTATTGTGCGGTTATATCTACGATGAAGAACTGGGTTGGCCTGAAGATGGTATTGCTCCAGGAACTCTTTGGCAGGAGGTTCCTGAAGATTGGTTATGTCCTGAATGCGGTGCCAGTAAGGCAGATTTTGTTATGGTAGCAGTTTAG
- the hemJ gene encoding protoporphyrinogen oxidase HemJ has product MLWFKAFHIIFVVTWFSGLFYLPRLFVYHASVQDSISDARFKIMERKLYYGITMPSAILATLFGIILLSYSFSGYLQLGWMHLKLGLVVLLWLYQFICGKYVQNFKKNLNKHSATFYRFFNEIPVLFLVAIIILVVVKPSF; this is encoded by the coding sequence ATGCTGTGGTTTAAGGCTTTTCATATAATTTTTGTTGTCACCTGGTTTAGCGGCTTATTCTACCTTCCCCGTCTGTTTGTATACCATGCTAGCGTCCAGGATAGCATCAGTGATGCCAGATTTAAAATTATGGAAAGAAAACTTTATTATGGCATAACGATGCCGAGCGCTATTTTAGCGACGCTTTTTGGGATCATCCTTCTCAGTTATAGTTTTTCAGGGTATTTGCAGTTGGGTTGGATGCATCTAAAACTAGGGTTAGTGGTTCTTCTGTGGTTATATCAGTTTATCTGTGGCAAATATGTTCAAAATTTTAAAAAAAACCTGAATAAACACTCCGCCACTTTTTATCGTTTTTTTAATGAAATACCGGTTTTATTTTTGGTGGCTATTATTATCTTGGTAGTCGTTAAACCTTCCTTTTAA
- a CDS encoding class II glutamine amidotransferase, which translates to MCRFIAYAGNPIILDDVLYKPKNSLIRQSIHAREADEPLNGDGFGLGWYVPEIDPYPALFTSIQPAWNDRNLQYLAPKIRSNCFFAHVRAASSGGVSILNCHPFHYHRFLFMHNGDIAEFHKIKRYLRRQLSDEAYDWIKGSTDSEHMFALFIDIFNQNKCHLTAEDIGGAFEETLQRIQLLQKEQHVEGINYINAAITDGRSIVAVRYISEKASKAPSLHFSEGSYYEYYGGVCHMRPSRAGQNGAVLVVSETLNSYKAEWQDIPVNYMLLVRDDLSTKLQPVKV; encoded by the coding sequence ATGTGTCGTTTTATTGCCTATGCGGGAAATCCCATCATTTTAGATGACGTCCTCTATAAGCCTAAGAATTCATTAATACGTCAGAGTATTCATGCGAGAGAAGCCGATGAGCCGTTAAATGGAGATGGCTTCGGTTTAGGGTGGTATGTGCCCGAAATTGACCCATATCCTGCATTATTTACTTCAATCCAACCCGCATGGAATGATCGCAATCTTCAATACCTGGCTCCTAAGATCAGATCAAACTGTTTTTTTGCCCATGTTCGAGCCGCAAGCTCCGGCGGCGTTTCAATTTTAAACTGTCATCCCTTCCATTATCACCGTTTCTTATTTATGCATAATGGGGATATTGCAGAATTCCACAAAATTAAACGGTACTTAAGGCGCCAACTTTCCGATGAAGCGTATGATTGGATTAAGGGATCCACAGATTCTGAACATATGTTTGCGCTTTTTATCGATATTTTTAACCAAAATAAATGCCATCTTACCGCCGAAGATATAGGCGGCGCCTTTGAAGAAACGCTACAGCGCATTCAATTATTACAAAAAGAGCAGCATGTAGAGGGTATAAACTATATCAATGCAGCGATTACAGATGGTCGCAGTATTGTTGCGGTACGATATATCTCGGAAAAAGCCTCCAAAGCACCATCCCTGCATTTTTCAGAGGGGAGTTACTATGAGTATTACGGCGGAGTGTGTCATATGCGCCCTTCTAGGGCGGGCCAGAATGGAGCCGTATTAGTGGTCTCCGAGACATTAAACAGCTACAAAGCAGAATGGCAAGACATTCCTGTAAATTATATGCTGCTGGTTCGAGACGATTTATCCACCAAGCTTCAGCCAGTTAAGGTGTGA
- a CDS encoding DUF47 family protein — translation MLKKLLPREKGFFTLFQEVAEKVLHAAEQFQSLVTNLEVSGECASIIEQDAKEGDELTRRTFDLLHKTFITPFDRYDIHKLASTLDDVLDLLHTTAQKITIYQIETIPSEIQSLAQLALEIARLVKTSIHQLDSLKNGDEIMQYCRQIIKLRNEAEQLALTGVAKLFEQESDFKNLLKIKEVYESIKRITDKSQNLANIMKGIVLEYA, via the coding sequence ATGTTGAAAAAGTTACTTCCGCGAGAGAAAGGCTTTTTTACTCTCTTTCAAGAGGTTGCTGAAAAGGTATTGCATGCCGCGGAACAGTTTCAATCTTTAGTAACTAATTTAGAGGTGTCTGGCGAGTGCGCGAGCATTATTGAGCAAGATGCAAAAGAAGGCGACGAGTTAACAAGACGTACATTCGACCTTCTGCACAAAACTTTTATAACGCCGTTTGACCGTTATGATATTCATAAATTGGCTAGCACCTTAGATGACGTTTTGGATTTATTACATACGACTGCCCAGAAGATTACTATTTATCAAATAGAAACGATTCCCTCTGAGATTCAAAGCCTGGCACAGCTTGCGTTAGAAATTGCTCGTTTAGTTAAAACTTCTATTCACCAACTCGATTCTTTGAAAAATGGTGATGAAATTATGCAGTATTGCCGTCAAATAATTAAGTTAAGAAATGAGGCGGAGCAATTAGCGTTAACGGGTGTTGCGAAATTATTTGAACAAGAATCTGACTTTAAGAATCTGCTCAAAATCAAGGAAGTCTATGAGTCGATCAAGCGCATCACTGATAAAAGTCAAAATCTGGCTAATATCATGAAGGGCATTGTTCTAGAGTACGCTTGA
- the erpA gene encoding iron-sulfur cluster insertion protein ErpA yields the protein MSELASSLVFTQNAAVKVYQLIQEEGNPDLNLRVFITGGGCSGFKYGFTFDEKINADDMIIEKSVTEGESDEGSQGGGAQVKLLIDSLSFQYLAGAEIDYREDVEGSRFVIRNPNAQTTCGCGSSFSA from the coding sequence ATGTCAGAATTAGCGTCATCTCTCGTATTCACGCAAAACGCCGCAGTGAAAGTCTATCAATTAATTCAAGAAGAAGGTAATCCTGATCTTAACTTGCGGGTATTCATTACTGGGGGCGGCTGTTCCGGATTTAAATACGGCTTTACGTTTGACGAGAAAATTAATGCTGATGACATGATTATAGAGAAAAGCGTCACTGAAGGTGAATCTGATGAGGGATCTCAGGGTGGCGGCGCCCAAGTGAAGTTGCTTATTGATTCCTTAAGCTTCCAATATCTTGCAGGTGCCGAGATTGATTACAGAGAAGATGTCGAAGGCTCACGATTCGTTATTCGAAATCCCAATGCCCAAACCACCTGCGGCTGCGGATCATCTTTTTCCGCCTAA
- a CDS encoding inorganic phosphate transporter, whose protein sequence is MMTFVVFIIALALFFDFLNGFHDAANSIATVVSTRVLKPYWAVIWAAFFNFIAFLFFKLEVANTIGTGIIDPSIVNPHLICAALFGAIIWNIITWYYGLPSSSSHALFGGLLGAGLARANGNFDVINITGITKIFAAIFLSPILGFVFGVLFMFLIVRLFWRVPRLKADKLFKRLQLVSAALISLGHGGNDAQKTMGIIAVLLFSSNLLGDKFYVPIWVVITCNFVMALGTLFGGWKIVRTMGMRITKLKPVSGFCAETASAMTLFIATHFGIPVSTTHTIAGSIFGTGSLFNFSAVRWGIARRIVWAWVITVPAAALVAVCFWWMLYFIVGL, encoded by the coding sequence ATGATGACTTTCGTTGTTTTTATCATTGCACTAGCCTTATTTTTTGATTTTTTAAATGGCTTTCACGACGCAGCCAATTCAATTGCGACCGTTGTATCCACCCGAGTTCTGAAGCCTTATTGGGCTGTTATCTGGGCCGCCTTCTTTAACTTCATTGCCTTTTTATTTTTCAAATTAGAAGTCGCCAACACTATCGGTACTGGCATAATTGATCCCTCTATCGTAAATCCTCATCTTATCTGTGCTGCGTTATTTGGCGCGATTATCTGGAATATTATCACTTGGTATTATGGGCTTCCTTCGAGTTCATCACATGCTTTATTTGGCGGACTGCTTGGAGCTGGTCTTGCGCGAGCCAATGGTAATTTTGACGTCATTAATATTACAGGAATAACAAAAATATTCGCTGCGATTTTCCTCTCCCCCATTTTGGGATTCGTATTTGGTGTTTTGTTTATGTTCTTAATAGTGCGGTTATTTTGGCGAGTGCCCCGATTAAAAGCAGATAAACTTTTCAAACGTTTACAATTGGTTTCAGCAGCATTAATAAGTCTTGGACATGGCGGTAATGATGCCCAAAAAACAATGGGTATTATTGCTGTATTACTCTTCTCCTCGAATCTTTTAGGCGATAAATTCTATGTGCCAATCTGGGTGGTGATTACTTGTAACTTTGTAATGGCGTTAGGTACCTTATTTGGCGGTTGGAAGATAGTCAGAACCATGGGCATGCGTATCACTAAATTAAAGCCCGTCAGCGGTTTCTGTGCTGAGACAGCAAGTGCGATGACTTTATTTATCGCGACCCATTTTGGGATTCCTGTCTCTACCACCCATACAATAGCCGGTTCAATTTTTGGCACTGGCAGTTTATTTAACTTTTCTGCGGTGAGATGGGGAATTGCAAGGCGCATTGTTTGGGCGTGGGTCATTACCGTTCCGGCAGCAGCTTTAGTGGCAGTGTGCTTTTGGTGGATGCTTTATTTTATAGTGGGCCTATAA